In the genome of Microbacterium saperdae, one region contains:
- a CDS encoding carbonic anhydrase — MTHELTPAAAWQQMQEGNRRFVADEPRHPNQDVARRKDLEAAQNPVATLFGCSDSRLAAEIIFDLGLGDLFVVRNAGQVIGESIVASLEYAVAVLEVPLIVVLAHDSCGAVRAAIDGTAIDAVPLPPHIWKLISPIVPAARKVLAENGGTTVAEIDAELVGQEHLRNTVADLLQSSELISNAVAEGRLGIVGANYRLAEGTAVPVITVGIEPESQEASE; from the coding sequence ATGACGCACGAACTCACCCCGGCGGCCGCCTGGCAGCAGATGCAGGAGGGCAACCGACGGTTCGTCGCCGACGAGCCACGCCATCCCAACCAGGACGTCGCCCGCCGCAAGGACCTCGAGGCCGCGCAGAACCCGGTGGCGACGCTGTTCGGCTGCTCGGACTCGCGCCTGGCCGCTGAGATCATCTTCGACCTGGGCCTGGGTGACCTCTTCGTCGTGCGCAACGCCGGGCAGGTGATCGGCGAGTCGATCGTCGCGAGCCTGGAGTACGCCGTGGCGGTGCTCGAGGTCCCCCTGATCGTCGTGCTCGCCCACGACTCCTGCGGTGCGGTGCGCGCAGCGATCGACGGCACCGCGATCGACGCGGTTCCGCTCCCTCCGCACATCTGGAAGCTCATCTCCCCGATCGTTCCCGCCGCACGCAAGGTGCTGGCCGAGAACGGCGGCACCACGGTCGCCGAGATCGATGCCGAGCTCGTCGGCCAGGAGCACCTGCGCAACACCGTGGCCGATCTGCTCCAATCGTCCGAGCTGATCAGCAACGCCGTCGCCGAGGGCCGTCTCGGCATCGTCGGCGCCAACTACCGTCTGGCCGAGGGCACCGCCGTGCCCGTCATCACCGTGGGCATCGAGCCCGAATCTCAGGAGGCATCGGAATGA
- a CDS encoding class II fumarate hydratase: MTDSEYRIEHDTMGEVRVPVNALYGAQTQRAVENFPISGKGLESTQIAALARIKKAAALANKELGTLDGAIADAIAQAADLVASGAHDGEFPVDTYQTGSGTSSNMNMNEVLATLATRILGANVHPNDHVNASQSSNDVFPTSVHIAVTQALIDTLIPALDHLAVALEAKAELWKDAVKSGRTHLMDATPVTLGQEFGGYARQIRLGIERVQSALPRVAEVPLGGTAVGTGINTPLGFPQKVIALLAAETELPITEAKDHFEAQANRDGLVEASGALRTIAVSLTKINNDLRWMGSGPNTGLGELHIPDLQPGSSIMPGKVNPVVPEAVLMVCARVIGNDATVAWAGASGSFELNVAIPVMGTALLESIRLLSNASRVLADKTIDGLQANVERAAAFAGMSPSIVTPLNKLIGYEAAAKIAKHSVAKGITVRDAVIDLGYVERGDLTLEQLDEKLDLLSMTHPG, from the coding sequence ATGACCGACAGCGAATACCGCATCGAGCACGACACCATGGGTGAAGTGCGCGTGCCCGTGAACGCGCTCTACGGAGCGCAGACGCAGCGCGCCGTGGAGAACTTCCCGATCTCGGGCAAGGGGCTGGAGTCAACGCAGATCGCCGCCCTCGCCCGCATCAAGAAGGCCGCTGCGCTCGCGAACAAGGAGCTCGGCACCCTCGACGGCGCCATCGCCGACGCGATCGCTCAGGCCGCCGATCTGGTCGCTTCCGGTGCCCACGACGGCGAGTTCCCGGTCGACACCTATCAGACCGGTTCCGGCACGTCCTCGAACATGAACATGAACGAGGTGCTGGCGACGCTGGCGACGCGCATCCTCGGTGCGAACGTGCACCCCAACGACCACGTGAACGCTTCGCAGTCGTCGAACGACGTGTTCCCGACCTCCGTGCACATCGCGGTCACCCAGGCCCTCATCGACACGCTCATCCCCGCGCTCGACCACCTCGCAGTGGCTCTCGAGGCGAAGGCGGAGCTGTGGAAGGACGCCGTGAAGTCGGGCCGCACCCACCTGATGGATGCCACCCCGGTGACCCTCGGCCAGGAGTTCGGCGGCTATGCCCGCCAGATCCGCCTCGGCATCGAGCGTGTGCAGTCCGCTCTCCCCCGCGTCGCCGAGGTCCCGCTGGGCGGCACCGCGGTCGGCACCGGGATCAACACGCCCCTGGGCTTCCCGCAGAAGGTCATCGCGCTGCTCGCCGCCGAGACCGAGCTGCCGATCACCGAGGCGAAGGACCACTTCGAGGCACAGGCGAACCGCGACGGCCTCGTCGAGGCTTCGGGCGCACTGCGGACGATCGCCGTGTCGCTGACGAAGATCAACAACGACCTGCGCTGGATGGGTTCCGGCCCCAACACGGGTCTGGGCGAGCTCCACATCCCCGACCTGCAGCCCGGATCCTCGATCATGCCCGGCAAGGTCAACCCTGTCGTGCCCGAGGCCGTCCTGATGGTGTGCGCCCGCGTGATCGGCAACGACGCCACCGTGGCCTGGGCCGGTGCCTCCGGTTCCTTCGAGCTGAACGTCGCCATCCCGGTGATGGGCACGGCCCTGCTGGAATCGATCCGTCTGCTCTCGAACGCCTCGCGCGTGCTCGCCGACAAGACCATCGACGGCCTGCAGGCCAATGTCGAGCGTGCGGCCGCGTTCGCCGGCATGAGCCCGTCGATCGTGACGCCGCTGAACAAGCTGATCGGCTACGAGGCCGCGGCGAAGATCGCGAAGCACTCCGTGGCCAAGGGCATCACGGTGCGCGATGCCGTGATCGACCTCGGCTACGTCGAGCGCGGCGACCTCACTCTCGAGCAGCTCGACGAGAAGCTCGACCTCCTGTCGATGACCCACCCCGGGTGA
- a CDS encoding PhoH family protein — MTSRTAQQSTSTAQQSTRKTTARRAASADPDQALRTYVLDTSVLLSDPQAFFRFAEHSVVLPVVVISELEGKRHDPEIGYFARQALRHLDDLRIEHGRLDFPVEVGEGGTLRVELANTDSSVLPAGIRLSDNDTRILSVAMHLAQDGQDVTIVSKDLPMRVKAASLGLRAEEYLAEQAVDSGWTGITTLDLSGDDISDLYESEVGISEDARGLPINTGLIIHSERGSALGRVTGDGEYRLVRGDRDIFGMHGRSAEQRIAIDLLLDQEVGIVSLGGRAGTGKSALALCAGLEAVLERQQQKKIIVFRPLFAVGGQELGYLPGDQGEKMGPWGQAVFDTLGSVVSGNVVEEVIERGLLEVLPLTHIRGRSLHDAFVIVDEAQSLERNVLLTVLSRMGQNSRVILTHDVGQRDNLRVGRHDGIASVIETLKGHDLFGHVTLMRSERSAIAALVTELLEGGELS, encoded by the coding sequence GTGACCTCACGTACAGCGCAGCAGTCCACCAGCACCGCGCAGCAGTCCACCCGTAAGACGACGGCCAGGCGAGCAGCCTCCGCAGACCCTGACCAGGCTCTGCGGACGTATGTGCTCGACACGTCCGTCCTGTTGAGCGATCCGCAGGCGTTCTTCCGCTTCGCCGAGCATTCGGTGGTGCTCCCGGTCGTCGTGATCTCGGAGCTCGAGGGCAAGCGCCACGACCCGGAGATCGGCTATTTCGCCCGGCAGGCGCTGCGGCACCTTGACGACCTGCGCATCGAGCACGGGAGGCTGGACTTCCCTGTGGAGGTCGGCGAAGGCGGCACGCTGCGCGTCGAGCTCGCGAACACGGACTCCTCTGTCCTCCCCGCCGGCATCCGGCTCAGCGACAACGACACCCGCATCCTCTCCGTCGCGATGCACCTCGCCCAGGACGGCCAGGACGTCACGATCGTCTCGAAGGATCTGCCGATGCGTGTCAAAGCGGCCTCTCTCGGGCTGCGTGCGGAGGAGTACCTCGCGGAGCAGGCGGTGGATTCGGGGTGGACCGGGATCACCACGCTCGACCTCTCCGGCGACGACATCAGCGACCTCTACGAGAGCGAGGTCGGGATCAGCGAGGATGCTCGCGGCCTCCCGATCAACACCGGACTCATCATCCACTCCGAACGGGGCTCCGCACTCGGACGCGTGACAGGAGACGGCGAGTACCGCCTGGTCCGCGGTGACCGTGACATCTTCGGGATGCACGGGCGTTCCGCAGAACAGCGGATCGCCATCGACCTGCTCCTCGACCAAGAGGTCGGCATCGTGTCGCTCGGCGGGCGTGCGGGCACGGGAAAGTCGGCGCTCGCGCTGTGCGCCGGACTGGAGGCGGTGCTGGAGCGGCAGCAGCAGAAGAAGATCATCGTGTTCCGACCGCTCTTCGCGGTGGGCGGCCAAGAACTCGGCTACCTCCCCGGCGACCAGGGCGAGAAGATGGGCCCGTGGGGCCAGGCGGTCTTCGACACTCTCGGCTCCGTGGTCTCGGGGAACGTGGTCGAAGAGGTGATCGAACGTGGGCTTCTCGAAGTGCTCCCGCTCACGCACATCCGTGGGCGCTCGCTGCACGACGCCTTCGTGATCGTGGACGAGGCGCAGTCGCTGGAGCGCAACGTGCTCCTGACGGTGCTGAGCCGGATGGGGCAGAACTCCCGGGTGATCCTCACCCATGACGTCGGTCAGCGCGACAACCTGCGCGTCGGCCGCCACGACGGCATCGCCAGCGTGATCGAGACTCTCAAGGGTCACGACCTCTTCGGACACGTGACGCTGATGCGCTCGGAGCGCTCGGCGATCGCGGCCCTCGTCACGGAGCTGCTGGAGGGCGGAGAGCTCAGCTGA
- a CDS encoding aminotransferase class V-fold PLP-dependent enzyme codes for MSAFDDYLDTFDSEPGYLNWAAFGPLSPSVREEIFADADLLGSGRPSSLALVGERLGQAQEIVAELLGAEAADVTLQPSSTQGLAHALYGMTGTVVASAAEFPSVSLTLERAGAASHGALVPRWITPDDGRVTADAVAEALDDDVTALAVSHVDFRTGFRADLDALRELIGPDRLLIVDAVQSFGMIDVDYSAADVVVGHGYKWLRAGRGTAFAWFSPRARERITPVLSGITGTAGAGLAVDELPAPAASARAYTLSGADTLAAGRLAIGARDVRDAGVAEIEKRLAEQVDAILEIADRHGITVTSPRERERRAGIVGLTPQEPARLAAALANAGVVVTARGASVRVAPHAGTDPSTIALLDEALAAFGNETFISA; via the coding sequence GTGAGCGCTTTCGACGACTACCTCGACACTTTCGACAGTGAGCCCGGGTACCTGAACTGGGCGGCGTTCGGACCGCTCTCGCCGTCGGTCCGCGAGGAGATCTTCGCGGATGCCGACCTGCTCGGCAGCGGACGACCGTCATCGCTCGCGCTGGTGGGGGAGCGTCTGGGGCAGGCCCAGGAGATCGTCGCCGAGCTTCTCGGCGCAGAGGCGGCGGATGTCACTCTGCAGCCGTCGTCCACGCAGGGACTCGCGCACGCGCTGTACGGGATGACGGGCACGGTGGTCGCGTCCGCGGCGGAGTTCCCCAGCGTCAGCCTGACCCTGGAGCGCGCGGGGGCCGCGTCGCACGGTGCACTGGTGCCGCGCTGGATCACGCCCGACGACGGTCGTGTCACCGCCGACGCGGTCGCAGAGGCACTGGATGACGACGTCACCGCCCTCGCCGTGAGCCACGTCGACTTCCGCACCGGGTTCCGCGCCGACCTCGACGCGCTGCGTGAGCTCATCGGGCCCGATCGACTGCTGATCGTCGATGCCGTGCAGTCCTTCGGCATGATCGATGTCGACTACTCCGCCGCCGACGTGGTCGTCGGACACGGCTACAAGTGGCTGCGCGCCGGACGGGGCACGGCATTCGCCTGGTTCTCCCCGCGGGCCAGAGAGCGGATCACCCCGGTGCTGAGCGGGATCACCGGCACGGCGGGGGCCGGTCTCGCCGTCGACGAACTGCCTGCTCCGGCGGCGTCCGCCCGCGCGTACACCCTGAGCGGAGCGGACACCCTCGCCGCGGGACGTCTGGCGATCGGCGCGCGGGATGTGCGCGACGCCGGCGTCGCGGAGATCGAGAAGCGGCTCGCAGAGCAGGTCGATGCGATCCTGGAGATCGCGGATCGGCACGGGATCACGGTCACCTCACCGCGTGAGCGCGAGCGGCGCGCCGGGATCGTGGGGCTGACCCCGCAGGAGCCCGCCCGGTTGGCCGCGGCGCTCGCGAACGCCGGGGTCGTGGTCACGGCGCGCGGCGCATCCGTGCGTGTCGCACCGCACGCCGGGACCGATCCGAGCACCATCGCGCTCCTCGACGAGGCATTGGCGGCATTCGGCAACGAGACGTTCATCAGCGCGTAA
- a CDS encoding isoprenyl transferase yields the protein MSRESQGRGPLYRLYSNRLRRQLDSASVPHHVAMMIDGNRRWARQLGYTTPAEGHRAGAAKMHEFLGWCDELGVRVVSLYLLSSDNLRKRDSAELADLIEIIAELAEALSREGNWRVQHVGRADILPPELARVLSDAEERTKGHTGLHVNLAVGYGGRNEIVDAVRSIIVAHEASGGTLEDLAAHLTPEMIGEHLYTGGQPDPDLVIRTSGEQRLSDFLLWQSAHSEFYFVEALGPDLRQVDFLRAIRDYADRDRRFGR from the coding sequence ATTTCACGCGAGAGCCAGGGGCGAGGGCCGCTGTATCGGCTCTACAGCAATCGGCTGCGCCGCCAGCTGGATTCCGCCTCCGTACCGCACCACGTCGCCATGATGATCGACGGCAACCGTCGGTGGGCCCGACAGCTCGGCTACACCACGCCCGCAGAGGGGCATAGGGCTGGTGCAGCCAAGATGCACGAGTTCCTCGGATGGTGCGACGAGCTCGGCGTCCGCGTCGTCTCGCTGTACCTGCTCTCGAGCGACAATCTGCGCAAACGCGACTCCGCAGAACTGGCCGATCTGATCGAGATCATCGCGGAGCTGGCCGAGGCGCTCTCGCGCGAGGGGAACTGGCGCGTCCAGCATGTGGGACGCGCCGACATCCTTCCGCCCGAGCTGGCACGCGTCCTCTCCGACGCGGAGGAGCGCACCAAGGGGCACACCGGACTGCACGTGAACCTCGCGGTGGGCTACGGAGGACGCAACGAGATCGTCGACGCCGTGCGGAGCATCATCGTCGCGCACGAGGCGTCCGGCGGCACGCTGGAGGACCTCGCGGCGCACCTCACACCCGAGATGATCGGGGAGCATCTGTACACCGGTGGTCAGCCGGATCCCGATCTCGTCATCCGCACGAGCGGCGAGCAGCGGCTCAGCGACTTCCTACTCTGGCAGAGCGCCCACAGCGAGTTCTACTTCGTCGAGGCACTCGGACCGGACCTGCGTCAGGTCGACTTCCTGCGCGCCATCAGAGACTACGCGGATCGCGATCGGCGCTTCGGGCGCTGA
- the trhA gene encoding PAQR family membrane homeostasis protein TrhA, protein MSTPESAGADLPQLPLLDAAAADESAAEIRPTWRGWIHAGTFPVAIVAGIVLIIVAQGGAAKWSAAVFMASSLLLFGNSALYHRFDWKPRVKLILKRIDHANIFLLIAGTYTPLATLALPPEKGTLLLSLVWGGTVVGILFRVFWIHAPRWLYVALYLLMGWAAVMFMADLFAANVAMMILVIVGGLLYTGGAIVYALKKPNPWPGHFGFHEIFHVCTVLAFLCHWTACLLIALEPLSPSLGA, encoded by the coding sequence GTGAGCACACCCGAATCCGCCGGCGCTGATCTTCCCCAGCTGCCGCTCCTCGATGCTGCGGCCGCCGATGAATCGGCGGCGGAGATCCGCCCGACCTGGCGGGGATGGATCCATGCGGGCACCTTCCCGGTCGCCATCGTCGCCGGCATCGTGCTGATCATCGTCGCCCAGGGCGGTGCGGCGAAGTGGTCGGCCGCCGTGTTCATGGCGAGTTCGCTGCTCCTCTTCGGCAACTCCGCCCTGTACCACCGCTTCGACTGGAAGCCCCGCGTCAAACTGATCCTGAAGCGGATCGATCACGCCAACATCTTCCTGCTGATCGCCGGAACCTACACACCGCTCGCCACGCTGGCCCTTCCCCCGGAGAAGGGCACGCTGCTGTTGAGTCTCGTCTGGGGCGGCACCGTTGTCGGGATCCTGTTCCGCGTCTTCTGGATCCACGCCCCGCGGTGGCTCTACGTGGCCCTCTACCTGCTCATGGGGTGGGCTGCCGTGATGTTCATGGCCGACCTGTTCGCGGCCAATGTCGCCATGATGATCCTCGTGATCGTCGGCGGACTGCTCTACACCGGTGGCGCCATCGTCTACGCGCTCAAGAAGCCCAATCCGTGGCCGGGCCACTTCGGCTTCCACGAGATCTTCCACGTCTGCACGGTCCTGGCGTTCCTCTGCCACTGGACCGCGTGCCTGCTCATCGCGCTCGAGCCGCTGTCCCCCTCACTGGGGGCATGA
- a CDS encoding MetQ/NlpA family ABC transporter substrate-binding protein — protein sequence MRRTSRVIALSATTALVAVLAAGCSSAPSTSTDDGSTASDKKTITIGFNPGPYLEMFTEGIEPILEDEGYTVETKDFTDGVIVNVALSDGEIDANIMQHPVYLEAINQQEGLSNAALVQVPGPPMALFGGKKATLDEVGNGSTVAVPNQPANQYRALRVLESIDWVTLSDDIDPATTSLADVVENPHDLSFVEMENAQQVPALADVDYSVIQGNFVVSGGLKLTDALQLEDLTDEFSVVVAVDEKNLDSDWAKAIEAAYESDAFADYIASNSQYDGYHLPAALER from the coding sequence ATGCGTCGAACCAGCCGCGTCATCGCCCTGTCCGCAACCACCGCCCTCGTCGCCGTCCTCGCGGCCGGCTGCTCCTCGGCGCCTTCGACTTCGACGGACGACGGCTCGACCGCGTCGGACAAGAAGACGATCACGATCGGCTTCAACCCCGGACCCTACCTCGAGATGTTCACCGAGGGCATCGAACCGATCCTCGAAGACGAGGGCTACACGGTCGAGACGAAGGACTTCACCGACGGCGTCATCGTCAACGTCGCGCTCAGCGATGGCGAGATCGACGCGAACATCATGCAGCACCCTGTCTATCTCGAGGCGATCAACCAGCAGGAGGGCCTCTCCAACGCCGCGCTCGTCCAGGTACCGGGACCGCCGATGGCGCTGTTCGGCGGCAAGAAGGCCACCCTGGACGAGGTCGGGAACGGGTCTACTGTCGCCGTGCCGAACCAGCCGGCGAATCAGTACCGTGCGCTCAGGGTGCTCGAGTCCATCGACTGGGTGACCCTGTCTGACGACATCGACCCGGCCACGACCTCGTTGGCCGACGTCGTGGAGAACCCTCACGATCTCTCGTTCGTGGAGATGGAGAACGCACAGCAGGTCCCTGCTCTGGCGGATGTCGACTACAGCGTGATCCAGGGCAACTTCGTCGTCTCCGGAGGCCTGAAGCTCACCGACGCGCTGCAGCTCGAAGATCTGACGGACGAGTTCTCCGTCGTCGTCGCCGTCGATGAGAAGAACCTCGACAGCGATTGGGCGAAGGCGATCGAGGCCGCGTACGAATCGGATGCGTTCGCCGACTACATCGCATCGAACTCGCAGTACGACGGCTACCACCTCCCCGCCGCTCTGGAGCGCTGA
- a CDS encoding methionine ABC transporter ATP-binding protein, with product MTASGQELGAAATDLTPAVRLDGVTRRYGRGGGQLTALDDVTVAVRRGDIFGVIGHSGAGKSTLIRMVNALEAPTSGIVQVDGVDLASLSTAELRAARKHTAMIFQQFQLLDTVTVLDNVALPLRLDGIGRRESRERATEALEFVGLGSRLGAYPGQLSGGQKQRVGIARAIIRNPAVLLCDEATSALDPSTTLQIIDLLKRVNREYGTTILVVTHEMDVIKNLCHSVAVMEGGRIVEQGTVMDVFVRPQTAIAQAFVGTVIPHELPDRVRRAVGGHPLWRLRFIDEEVTSPIVGALISDFGLRVNILHADMTDIQDRTVGHMVVQVEGEDSQREAAFSYLADRIVSVEEVNL from the coding sequence ATGACGGCGTCGGGTCAGGAGCTCGGCGCCGCGGCGACCGACCTGACGCCCGCCGTCCGACTGGACGGGGTGACGCGTCGGTACGGTCGCGGCGGTGGACAGCTCACCGCCCTCGACGATGTCACCGTCGCCGTCCGCCGCGGAGACATCTTCGGCGTGATCGGGCACAGCGGCGCCGGCAAGAGCACTCTGATCAGGATGGTCAACGCGCTGGAGGCGCCGACGTCCGGGATCGTCCAGGTGGATGGAGTCGATCTCGCCTCGCTGTCGACTGCGGAGCTGCGCGCGGCGCGTAAGCACACCGCCATGATCTTCCAGCAGTTCCAGCTGCTGGACACGGTGACGGTCCTGGACAACGTGGCCCTGCCCCTGCGACTCGACGGCATCGGACGACGCGAGTCCCGCGAGCGCGCCACGGAGGCGCTGGAATTCGTGGGGCTCGGTTCGCGGCTCGGAGCATACCCCGGCCAGCTCTCCGGCGGACAGAAACAGCGCGTCGGCATCGCACGTGCGATCATCCGCAATCCCGCGGTGCTGCTGTGCGACGAGGCGACGAGCGCGCTGGACCCGTCGACGACCCTCCAGATCATCGACCTTCTCAAAAGGGTGAACCGAGAGTACGGAACGACGATCCTCGTTGTCACACATGAGATGGACGTGATCAAGAACCTCTGTCACTCCGTTGCCGTGATGGAGGGCGGGCGCATCGTCGAGCAGGGCACGGTGATGGACGTCTTCGTGCGGCCGCAGACGGCCATCGCACAGGCATTCGTGGGAACCGTCATCCCGCATGAGCTTCCGGACCGGGTACGTCGTGCCGTCGGCGGCCACCCGCTGTGGCGCCTGAGGTTCATCGATGAGGAGGTGACGAGTCCGATCGTCGGCGCTCTCATCTCCGACTTCGGCCTGCGCGTCAATATCCTGCACGCCGATATGACCGACATCCAAGACCGCACGGTCGGCCACATGGTCGTCCAGGTCGAGGGTGAGGACAGCCAGCGCGAGGCCGCCTTCAGCTACTTGGCCGACAGGATCGTCAGCGTCGAGGAGGTCAACCTGTGA
- a CDS encoding methionine ABC transporter permease, with translation MIDTLLTPELFFEALGETLYMLGISLFFGSILGILLGIAVVVTRPTGVLPNAVASFVLNAFINVVRSLPFIILLVAILPFTRLVVGTSIGVNGALVPLILMVAPYIGRLVENSLLEVPEGIVEAAKSMGATPVQIFVRFLLPEARGSLVLALTTATIGLLDATAMAGTVGAGGIGDLAISYGYQRFDGITMLVTVVTLVVIVQLIQLFGTRLARKLRRR, from the coding sequence GTGATCGACACTCTGCTCACTCCCGAGCTCTTCTTCGAAGCGCTCGGCGAGACGCTCTACATGCTGGGGATCTCCCTCTTCTTCGGGTCGATCCTCGGTATCCTCCTCGGCATCGCCGTGGTCGTGACGCGACCCACAGGAGTGCTCCCCAATGCGGTGGCCTCCTTCGTGCTCAACGCGTTCATCAACGTCGTCCGGTCACTCCCGTTCATCATCCTGCTCGTCGCGATCCTCCCGTTCACCCGGCTGGTCGTCGGAACCTCCATCGGGGTGAACGGGGCGCTGGTACCCCTCATCCTCATGGTCGCGCCCTACATCGGACGACTCGTCGAGAACTCCCTGCTCGAAGTGCCCGAGGGCATCGTGGAAGCCGCGAAGTCGATGGGTGCGACGCCCGTGCAGATCTTCGTGCGGTTCCTCCTCCCGGAGGCACGGGGATCTCTCGTGCTCGCCCTCACGACTGCGACGATCGGTCTTCTGGATGCGACCGCCATGGCGGGAACAGTGGGCGCCGGCGGAATCGGTGATCTCGCGATCTCCTATGGCTATCAACGATTCGACGGGATCACGATGCTCGTCACCGTGGTGACGCTCGTCGTCATCGTGCAACTCATCCAGTTGTTCGGCACCCGCCTCGCCCGGAAGCTGCGACGTCGATGA
- a CDS encoding aminotransferase class I/II-fold pyridoxal phosphate-dependent enzyme — translation MTALRAAARVENLPPNFFGALDGAVAQARAAGLDVIDVSKGNPDLPTPAHIVAAMQSAVADPVNHGYPAYRVRPGLAHAIAARYREDHGVLLDPETQIAAFHGSHEALMAAILGLVDAGRTLVVPDPGYPAYASAAELAGAELRTVPLNRARGYQPDFATLSDLDDAAAILLNYPHNPTGAVATLSTFDHAITASARLEAVLINDFAYSSLGYDARPLSALAVDMTRTVEVSTLSKTYNMAGWRIGFAAGSAPLIAAMRRYQAHAFSTIFGATQDAAAAALAGDQEVAHDLVATYLARRDLVVEALCAQGWDVVSPAGTFFVWVGLDGDDDVALAERLLNEHGVAVAPGSGFGAGGAGFIRISLVHPLARLQELVERLGAAKRARR, via the coding sequence ATGACGGCGCTGCGCGCGGCGGCACGGGTCGAGAACCTGCCTCCGAACTTCTTCGGTGCGCTCGACGGCGCCGTCGCGCAGGCGCGTGCCGCCGGCTTGGACGTCATCGACGTGTCCAAAGGCAACCCCGATCTCCCGACCCCGGCACACATCGTCGCGGCGATGCAGTCCGCGGTGGCTGATCCCGTCAACCACGGGTACCCCGCGTACCGGGTGCGCCCGGGGCTCGCGCATGCGATCGCAGCGCGGTACCGGGAGGATCATGGCGTGCTGCTCGATCCGGAGACCCAGATCGCCGCGTTCCACGGCTCGCACGAGGCACTGATGGCTGCGATCCTCGGACTCGTCGACGCTGGACGGACGCTCGTGGTGCCCGATCCCGGGTACCCCGCCTATGCGTCAGCGGCGGAACTCGCTGGCGCCGAGCTGCGCACCGTTCCGCTGAATCGAGCACGCGGGTATCAGCCGGATTTCGCCACGCTGAGTGATCTCGACGACGCTGCGGCGATCTTGCTCAACTACCCCCACAACCCCACCGGAGCAGTCGCCACCCTGTCGACGTTCGACCACGCGATCACAGCGAGCGCACGACTTGAGGCAGTCCTCATCAATGACTTCGCCTATTCATCGCTCGGGTACGACGCACGCCCGCTCTCGGCGCTGGCGGTCGACATGACCAGAACGGTCGAAGTCTCCACGCTCTCCAAGACCTACAACATGGCAGGATGGCGGATCGGCTTCGCCGCCGGTTCTGCCCCTCTCATCGCGGCGATGCGGAGGTACCAAGCACACGCATTCAGCACCATCTTCGGAGCGACGCAGGATGCTGCGGCCGCGGCTCTCGCCGGAGACCAGGAGGTCGCGCACGACCTCGTGGCCACGTATCTCGCCCGCCGTGACCTCGTCGTGGAAGCGCTCTGCGCCCAGGGGTGGGACGTGGTCTCCCCCGCAGGAACCTTCTTCGTGTGGGTGGGGCTCGACGGTGACGACGATGTCGCCCTCGCGGAGCGACTGCTCAACGAACACGGCGTCGCCGTCGCCCCCGGGAGCGGCTTCGGCGCTGGTGGCGCCGGGTTCATCCGCATCAGCCTCGTCCATCCGCTGGCGCGTCTCCAGGAGCTCGTCGAGCGGCTCGGCGCAGCCAAGCGGGCGCGGCGATGA